One genomic region from Vidua macroura isolate BioBank_ID:100142 chromosome 18, ASM2450914v1, whole genome shotgun sequence encodes:
- the GGT5 gene encoding glutathione hydrolase 5 proenzyme, translating into MSTGKICCLVLLTLGVLAVAVTLVVILTQPRCAPQQYLHGAVAADTESCSLVGRNILKSGGTAVDAAIAGLICTSVMNPQSSGLGGGVIFTIYNASTGTVEVINARETVPRVFPHNLLSGCGAGFPIGPRWIGVPGELRGYEEAHKRHGRLPWKALFEPTIKLLSEPLVISPVLGKILHHPAFSEPGKNLCPLLCDGQRFLKLGETFRWQALQRTLQAVAEHGAAAFYEGEIGRALVEDVTKAGSSLSLEDLRAYKAEVSSALNITLNNHTKVFAPGPPMGGAVLMFILKVLEEYKFHKASLATPEEKVKTYHYIAEALKFGNMLRPHMSDPAFSEAQVPVGTLLSDQFAESVRQRIDNRGDHPLSHYSLLESLYKDKHRSMGTSHISVLAADGSAVSATSTINYPFGSFVYSNQTGIILNNELADFCIANRSIKPGEKPPSAMVPSILISKSGDMLVIGGAGGGWIISATTMVIINKLWFGYNLEDAISAPVMHTQGDSVLFEDSFSKEVRTGLLGKGHKEKKDKFAMNVVQGISKEGKCISAYSDKRKLGKSAGY; encoded by the exons ATGTCCACGGGGAAGATctgctgcctggtgctgctgaccctgggagtgctggcagtggcagtgacGCTTGTGGTCATCCTGACGCAGCCCAGGTGCGCTCCGCAGCAGTACCTGCACGGGGCCGTGGCTGCCGACACCGAGAGCTGCTCCCTCGTCGGCCG GAACATCCTGAAAAGTGGAGGCACAGCTGTGGATGCTGCCATTGCTGGCTTGATCTGCACTTCAGTGATGAACCCTCAGAGTTCAGGCCTGGGTGGTGGGGTCATATTTACCATCTATAATGCCAGCACAG GAACAGTCGAGGTGATCAATGCCCGTGAGACAGTCCCACGAGTGTTTCCTCACAACTTATTGTCTGGCTGTGGTGCTGGTTTCCCCATTG GTCCCCGCTGGATTGGCGTGCCTGGAGAACTCCGTGGGTATGAGGAAGCTCATAAGCGACACGGCCGCTTACCATGGAAAGCCCTCTTTGAACCAACCATCAAGCTTCTTTCAGAGCCACTCGTTATTTCTCCAGTTCTGGGGAAAATTCTCCATCACCCAGCCTTCTCTGAACCGGGGAAAAACCTGTG CCCACTGCTATGTGATGGCCAAAGATTTCTGAAGCTTGGCGAGACCTTCCGGTGGCAAGCGCTGCAGCGAACGCTGCAAGCTGTAGCGGAACACGGAGCTGCAGCGTTTTATGAGGGAGAGATAGGAAGGGCCCTGGTGGAGGATGTCACAAAGGCTG GGTCCAGTCTCTCACTGGAGGACCTTCGGGCATACAAAGCAGAGGTGTCCTCAGCTCTGAACATCACCCTGAACAACCACACCAAAGTATTTGCTCCAGGACCACCCATGGGAGGTGCAGTGCTCATGTTCATCCTCAAGGTATTGGAAG AGTATAAATTCCATAAAGCATCACTGGCAACACCTGAGGAGAAGGTAAAAACCTATCACTACATTGCAGAAGCCCTGAAGTTTGGCAACATGCTAAGACCCCACATGAGTGACCCAGCCTTCTCTGAAGCTCAG GTGCCTGTGGGGACCCTGTTGTCTGACCAGTTTGCTGAATCTGTCAGGCAGAGGATAGATAATCGTGGTGACCACCCACTGAGCCACTACAGCCTGCTGGAGTCCCTCTACAAGGACAAACACAGGAGCATGGGCACGAGCCACATCTCTGTGCTCGCTGCAGACGGCAGCGCCGTGTCAGCCACCAGCACCATCAACTACCC GTTTGGCTCCTTTGTGTATTCTAACCAAACTGGGatcattttaaataatgaactTGCTGACTTCTGCATAGCAAACAGAAGCATTAAACCAG GAGAGAAGCCTCCCTCAGCAATGGTGCCTTCCATCCTCATCTCCAAGTCAGGAGACATGCTGGTGattggaggagctggggggggcTGGATTATCAGTGCTACCACCATG GTGATTATAAACAAGCTGTGGTTTGGTTACAACTTGGAAGATGCCATTTCAGCTCCTGTCATGCACACCCAGGGTGACAGTGTCCTATTTGAGGACTCTTTCAGCAAG GAGGTTAGGACTGGCCTGCTGGGAAAAGGAcataaagagaagaaagataaaTTTGCAATGAATGTTGTACAGGGAATttccaaggaaggaaaatgcatCTCTGCTTATTCTGATAAAAGGAAGCTGGGGAAGTCGGCTGGATATTAG